Proteins from one Sabethes cyaneus chromosome 2, idSabCyanKW18_F2, whole genome shotgun sequence genomic window:
- the LOC128734046 gene encoding rhythmically expressed gene 2 protein, with protein MSSLSRFRLITFDVHNTLLQIRSAPGKKYGELGAMFGISNNRNQLVANYVSSWQKMNRLHPNFGLKTKIGYKHWWQMMIGGIFNENGTHNIPEDKIEQMTEHFMEFFKTSGFWQHCYGSIDFLNYLKLQRHIESSGSKNPPFKLGVISNFDPRLDVLLRNMKINHYFDFVLNSYDVGYMKPAKEIFAAAMNAAELDDLKPQECLHIGATPATDYFGARNAGWYGLLVHEKSADELTRKYGQTVDDNHVFYSLFDVHKKISNDYMKW; from the exons ATGAGTAGCTTGTCGCGTTTTCGTTTAATCACGTTCGATGTGCATAATACGTTGTTGCAAATTCGTTCTGCACCTGGTAAGAAATATGGTGAACTTGGCGCCATGTTCGGTATTAGCAACAACAGAAATCAGCTTGTAGCTAACTACGTCTCGAGTTG GCAAAAGATGAACCGACTGCATCCAAACTTTGGACTGAAAACCAAAATTGGTTACAAGCATTGGTGGCAAATGATGATAGGAG GAATCTTCAACGAAAACGGTACTCACAATATCCCAGAGGACAAGATAGAACAAATGACTGAGCATTTTATGGAATTCTTCAAAACCAGTGGATTTTGGCAGCATTGCTATGGGTCAATCGATTTCTTGAACTATCTGAAGCTTCAGAGACATATAGAATCTAGTGGAAGCAAAAATCCTCCTTTCAAACTTGgagtaatttcaaatttcgatcCCCGGTTGGATGTTTTACTTAGAAATATGAAGATAAATCATTATTTTGACTTTGTGCTTAATTCTTATGATGTTGGATACATGAAACCGGCTAAAGAAATTTTTGCAGCTGCCATGAACGCGGCAGAGCTGGATGATTTGAAACCACAGGAGTGTTTACATATTGGAGCAACGCCTGCGACGGATTATTTTGGAGCGAGAAATGCAGGCTGGTATGGATTGTTGGTACACGAGAAGTCCGCAGATGAACTTACGCGGAAGTATGGCCAAACTGTAGACGATAACCATGTATTTTATAGTCTTTTTGATGtgcataaaaaaatttctaatGACTACATGAAGTGGTGA